A stretch of Rhizobium sp. TH2 DNA encodes these proteins:
- a CDS encoding 3-deoxy-manno-octulosonate cytidylyltransferase has product MTIPTFDNTIVLIPARMASTRLPGKPLADIAGLPMIVQVAKRAFEAGIGRVTVAVDHQDILDAVRAHGFDAVMTKVTHQSGSDRIFEALGHADPERRAEFIVNVQGDLPTIEPETIRASLRPLGDEATDIATLTVEITHEDEKTNPNVVKIVGSALSASRMRALYFTRATAPYGNGPLYHHIGLYAYRRAALERFVTLAPSTLEKRESLEQLRALEAGMRIDAEIVDSVPLGVDTPADLERARAILGNK; this is encoded by the coding sequence GCTGCCGGGCAAGCCGCTCGCCGATATCGCCGGCCTTCCGATGATCGTCCAGGTCGCCAAACGCGCATTCGAAGCCGGAATCGGCCGGGTGACGGTCGCGGTCGATCACCAGGACATTCTCGATGCCGTCCGGGCACATGGTTTCGACGCCGTGATGACCAAGGTCACCCACCAGTCCGGATCGGACCGGATCTTCGAGGCGCTCGGGCATGCCGATCCGGAAAGGCGGGCGGAGTTCATCGTCAACGTGCAGGGCGACCTGCCGACGATCGAGCCAGAAACGATTCGCGCCAGCCTTAGGCCGCTCGGCGATGAAGCCACCGATATCGCCACGCTGACGGTCGAGATCACCCACGAGGACGAAAAGACCAATCCGAATGTGGTGAAGATCGTCGGCTCGGCGCTCTCGGCATCGCGTATGCGGGCGCTCTATTTCACCCGCGCCACGGCACCTTACGGCAATGGCCCGCTTTATCATCACATCGGGCTCTATGCCTATCGGCGCGCGGCACTCGAACGCTTCGTCACGCTCGCGCCATCGACGCTGGAAAAGCGGGAATCGCTGGAGCAGCTCCGGGCGCTCGAAGCGGGCATGCGTATCGATGCGGAAATCGTTGACTCGGTCCCGCTCGGTGTCGATACTCCCGCCGACCTCGAACGGGCCCGGGCGATCCTCGGCAATAAGTAA
- a CDS encoding addiction module antidote protein has product MPGASRPFDFNKYDELLRDPENAAVYLAEFLESGDMELFQEGLRHVAKAQAGGVAAVAAQADVGRSNLYKALSKKGNPQMATVNKMLGALGLKLTVTPAHQ; this is encoded by the coding sequence ATGCCCGGCGCAAGCAGGCCTTTTGATTTTAACAAATATGACGAGTTGCTGCGCGACCCGGAGAATGCAGCGGTTTATCTGGCCGAATTCCTCGAAAGCGGTGACATGGAGCTTTTTCAGGAGGGACTTCGTCATGTCGCAAAGGCGCAGGCCGGCGGCGTGGCGGCCGTTGCGGCGCAAGCCGATGTCGGGCGGTCAAATCTTTATAAAGCCTTGTCGAAGAAGGGTAATCCGCAAATGGCAACGGTGAACAAGATGTTGGGCGCACTGGGTCTGAAGTTGACTGTTACGCCCGCACATCAATAA
- the rpsA gene encoding 30S ribosomal protein S1, protein MSAATTLKEDFASLLEESFSKVDLAEGYVTKGIITAIEKDMAIVDVGLKVEGRIALKEFGARAKDGTLNVGDEVEVYVERIENAMGEAVLSREKARREESWIKLEVKFNAGERVEGIIFNQVKGGFTVDLDGAIAFLPRSQVDIRPIRDVSPLMHVPQPFEILKMDKRRGNIVVSRRTVLEESRAEQRSEIVQNLEEGQVVEGVVKNITDYGAFVDLGGIDGLLHVTDMAWRRVNHPSEILSIGQQVKVQIIRINQETHRISLGMKQLESDPWGDIGAKYPTGKKITGTVTNITDYGAFVELEPGIEGLIHISEMSWTKKNVHPGKILSTTQEVDVVVLEVDPSKRRISLGLKQTLENPWEAFANSHPAGSVVEGEVKNKTEFGLFIGLDGDVDGMVHLSDLDWNRPGEQVIEEFNKGDIVRAQVLDVDVEKERISLGIKQLGKDAVGDAATSGDLRKNAVVSCEVTSITDGGIEVKLVNHEDLTSFIRRADLSRDRDEQKPERFQVGQIVDARVTNFSKKDRKVQLSIKALEIAEEKEAVAQFGSSDSGASLGDILGAALKNRGSE, encoded by the coding sequence ATGTCCGCAGCTACCACCCTGAAGGAGGACTTCGCGTCCCTCCTCGAAGAATCCTTTTCCAAGGTTGATCTGGCCGAAGGCTATGTCACCAAGGGCATCATCACGGCGATCGAAAAAGACATGGCGATCGTCGACGTCGGCCTCAAGGTCGAGGGCCGCATCGCGCTGAAGGAATTCGGTGCGCGCGCCAAGGACGGCACGCTGAATGTCGGCGATGAAGTCGAAGTCTATGTCGAGCGCATCGAAAATGCGATGGGCGAAGCCGTTCTGTCGCGCGAGAAGGCTCGCCGCGAAGAGAGCTGGATCAAGCTCGAAGTCAAGTTCAACGCCGGCGAGCGCGTCGAAGGCATCATCTTCAACCAGGTCAAGGGTGGTTTCACCGTCGATCTCGATGGCGCCATCGCCTTCCTGCCGCGTTCGCAGGTCGACATCCGTCCGATCCGCGACGTGTCGCCGCTGATGCATGTTCCGCAGCCGTTCGAAATCCTCAAGATGGACAAGCGCCGCGGCAACATCGTCGTCTCGCGCCGTACCGTGCTTGAAGAATCCCGCGCCGAACAGCGCTCCGAGATCGTCCAGAACCTCGAAGAGGGCCAGGTGGTCGAAGGCGTCGTCAAGAACATCACCGATTACGGTGCGTTCGTCGACCTCGGCGGCATCGACGGCCTGCTCCATGTCACCGACATGGCATGGCGTCGCGTCAACCATCCCTCGGAAATCCTGTCCATTGGCCAGCAGGTCAAGGTTCAGATCATCCGCATCAACCAGGAAACCCATCGTATCTCGCTCGGCATGAAGCAGCTCGAGTCCGATCCCTGGGGCGATATCGGCGCGAAGTACCCGACCGGCAAGAAGATCACCGGCACGGTTACCAACATCACCGATTACGGCGCATTCGTCGAGCTGGAGCCGGGCATCGAAGGCCTGATCCACATCTCGGAAATGTCCTGGACCAAGAAGAACGTCCATCCCGGCAAGATCCTCTCGACGACCCAGGAAGTCGATGTGGTCGTGCTCGAGGTCGATCCGTCCAAGCGCCGCATTTCCCTCGGCCTCAAGCAGACGCTTGAAAATCCGTGGGAAGCTTTCGCCAACTCGCATCCGGCTGGCTCGGTAGTTGAAGGCGAAGTCAAGAACAAGACCGAATTCGGCCTGTTCATCGGCCTCGACGGCGATGTCGACGGCATGGTTCACCTCTCCGACCTCGACTGGAACCGTCCGGGCGAACAGGTCATCGAGGAGTTCAACAAGGGCGATATCGTGCGCGCCCAGGTTCTCGACGTCGACGTCGAGAAGGAGCGCATCTCGCTCGGCATCAAGCAGCTCGGCAAGGATGCCGTGGGCGATGCGGCGACCTCGGGCGACCTGCGCAAGAACGCAGTCGTCTCGTGCGAAGTCACCAGCATCACCGATGGCGGTATCGAAGTGAAACTCGTCAACCACGAGGACCTCACCTCCTTCATCCGTCGTGCGGACCTGTCGCGCGACCGTGACGAACAGAAGCCGGAGCGTTTCCAGGTTGGCCAGATTGTTGACGCCCGCGTCACCAATTTCTCCAAGAAGGACCGCAAGGTACAGCTGTCGATCAAGGCGCTCGAAATCGCCGAAGAGAAGGAAGCCGTCGCACAGTTCGGTTCGTCCGACTCCGGCGCTTCGCTCGGCGACATCCTCGGCGCGGCTCTCAAGAACCGCGGCAGCGAATAA
- a CDS encoding DUF6665 family protein, which yields MSLRPPVSYLENATGKSPINVLEYELMAERADSLGRAGQRAEAALLKLKEASDADREDLLDQAAREVYALFIQREICGLRNSREVIARYGIPGAVIVRLGVTRKKPETES from the coding sequence ATGTCTCTTCGCCCACCGGTTTCCTATCTTGAAAACGCAACCGGAAAATCCCCGATCAACGTGCTCGAATATGAGCTTATGGCCGAGCGCGCAGACAGTCTCGGCCGCGCCGGGCAACGCGCCGAAGCAGCGTTGCTGAAACTCAAGGAGGCTTCCGACGCGGATCGGGAGGATCTTCTCGATCAAGCGGCGCGGGAAGTCTATGCACTCTTCATCCAGCGCGAGATCTGCGGATTGAGGAACAGCCGGGAGGTGATTGCCCGCTACGGGATTCCCGGCGCGGTGATCGTGCGGCTCGGCGTCACCAGAAAGAAGCCGGAAACGGAATCATAG
- a CDS encoding type II toxin-antitoxin system RelE/ParE family toxin has protein sequence MGQYDVAVYETENGDAPFQDWLDGIKNAQAKTQIVARIRRAALGNFGDWKSLAGAAGLHEMRIHSGQGFRIFYAVVGQTIILLLAGSTKKEQDRTIAKAKAYLEDYHRRVR, from the coding sequence ATGGGGCAGTATGATGTTGCAGTCTATGAAACCGAAAATGGCGATGCGCCATTTCAGGATTGGCTGGACGGCATCAAGAACGCCCAAGCCAAGACACAGATAGTCGCACGTATTCGAAGGGCGGCCTTGGGAAATTTCGGCGATTGGAAGTCCCTCGCTGGAGCCGCTGGTCTTCATGAAATGCGGATTCACTCCGGCCAAGGCTTTCGCATTTTCTATGCCGTTGTCGGTCAAACCATCATTCTATTGTTGGCTGGATCGACCAAGAAAGAGCAGGATAGGACAATAGCGAAAGCCAAAGCGTATCTCGAAGATTACCATAGGAGGGTTAGATAA
- a CDS encoding Lrp/AsnC ligand binding domain-containing protein: MICVFVQLQCRPGTAYDVADKLYEREIVSELYSTSGEFDLLGKIYMPDDTDVGHFINNKVLNIDGIVRSLTTMTFKAF, encoded by the coding sequence ATGATCTGTGTTTTCGTGCAGCTGCAGTGCCGGCCAGGCACTGCCTATGACGTCGCCGACAAGCTCTATGAGCGGGAGATCGTATCGGAACTCTATTCAACCAGCGGCGAATTCGACCTGCTCGGCAAGATCTACATGCCCGACGACACCGATGTCGGCCATTTCATCAACAACAAGGTGCTCAATATCGACGGTATCGTGCGATCGCTGACGACGATGACGTTCAAGGCGTTCTAG
- a CDS encoding ribonuclease D, with protein MSDSIRLHKGDISAEAAARYTGAIAIDSETLGLIPRRDRLCLVQLSPGDGTADVIQIAKGQTEAPNLVAMMEDNTRQKIFHFGRFDIAVLFHTFGVTTTPVFCTKIASRLIRTYTDRHGLKDNLKEMLDVDISKVQQSSDWAAETLTPAQLEYAASDVLYLHALREKLTERLIRDGRWDLATACFEFLPTRAKLDLLGWEETDIFAHS; from the coding sequence ATGAGTGATTCGATCAGGCTGCACAAGGGCGATATTTCCGCGGAGGCCGCGGCGCGCTACACCGGCGCGATCGCCATCGACAGCGAGACGCTCGGCCTGATTCCACGCCGCGACCGGCTTTGCCTCGTGCAGCTTTCGCCCGGCGACGGCACCGCCGACGTGATCCAGATCGCCAAGGGCCAGACCGAGGCGCCCAACCTCGTCGCCATGATGGAAGATAATACGCGCCAGAAGATCTTCCATTTCGGCCGCTTCGATATCGCCGTGCTGTTCCACACATTCGGCGTCACCACGACACCGGTCTTCTGCACTAAAATTGCTTCGCGCCTGATCCGCACCTATACCGACCGGCACGGATTGAAGGACAATCTCAAGGAAATGTTGGACGTCGATATTTCGAAGGTCCAGCAATCCTCGGACTGGGCCGCCGAGACGCTGACGCCGGCGCAGCTCGAATATGCCGCCTCCGATGTGCTCTATCTCCACGCGCTGCGTGAAAAGCTCACCGAGCGCCTGATCCGCGACGGCCGCTGGGATTTGGCGACCGCCTGCTTCGAGTTCCTGCCCACCCGCGCCAAGCTAGACCTGCTTGGCTGGGAAGAGACGGACATCTTCGCGCATAGCTGA
- a CDS encoding DUF1697 domain-containing protein, which yields MNQTYIALLRGINVGGKVLKMTDLKEAVAGLGFEDVKTYLQSGNMVFRAAKASNVELAERIASAIKAHKAMDVKIMVRSVREWDRVITDNPYPQAEEKPKTVHAFILDDQPGKDRIAILRTKDAGSEEWTIVGDALYLHTPDGFGKSVLGNLIERTLKVPMTARNWNTVKALGELAAGL from the coding sequence ATGAACCAGACATATATCGCCCTGCTGCGCGGCATCAATGTCGGCGGCAAGGTGCTGAAGATGACCGATCTCAAAGAGGCCGTAGCAGGGCTCGGCTTCGAGGATGTGAAGACCTATCTGCAGAGTGGCAACATGGTCTTCAGGGCGGCGAAGGCCTCCAATGTGGAACTCGCCGAACGGATCGCTTCCGCCATCAAGGCGCATAAGGCAATGGACGTGAAGATCATGGTGCGCAGCGTTCGCGAATGGGATCGCGTCATTACCGACAATCCTTACCCGCAAGCCGAGGAGAAACCGAAGACCGTGCATGCCTTCATCCTCGACGACCAACCCGGCAAGGATCGCATTGCAATATTGCGGACAAAGGATGCCGGATCGGAAGAATGGACGATTGTCGGCGACGCGCTCTATCTCCACACGCCGGATGGCTTTGGCAAATCCGTGCTTGGCAATCTCATCGAGCGCACGCTGAAAGTGCCGATGACGGCCCGCAATTGGAATACCGTCAAGGCGCTTGGCGAACTCGCAGCAGGTCTATGA
- a CDS encoding prephenate dehydratase codes for MITKTNRIAFQGEYGANSDMACRDVFPDLSPLPCPTFEDAFAALENGDADLAMIPIENTLAGRVADIHLLLPESRLHIIGEYFMPIRFQLMVLPGVKHDEILTVHSHIHALGQCRKIVRRNGWKPIVAGDTAGAAKLVAETKDRTMAALAPRLAADLYGLEIIEENVEDAENNVTRFVVLSRDEIVPKRTSEDEKIVMTFFFNVRNIPAALYKAMGGFATNGINMTKLESYQIGGKFVATQFYADIEGHPDDENVKHAMDELRFFSTQLRILGTYRAHPMRGKLLKEQGQ; via the coding sequence ATGATTACCAAGACCAACCGCATCGCTTTCCAGGGCGAATATGGCGCCAATTCCGATATGGCGTGCCGGGACGTGTTCCCCGACCTCTCGCCCCTGCCCTGCCCGACCTTCGAGGATGCCTTCGCCGCGCTTGAGAACGGCGACGCGGATCTCGCGATGATCCCGATCGAAAACACGCTGGCCGGCCGCGTCGCCGACATTCACCTGCTGCTGCCGGAATCGCGGCTGCACATCATCGGCGAATATTTCATGCCGATCCGCTTCCAGTTGATGGTGTTGCCCGGCGTCAAGCATGACGAAATCCTGACCGTGCACAGCCATATCCACGCGCTCGGCCAGTGCCGCAAGATCGTCCGTCGCAACGGCTGGAAGCCCATCGTCGCTGGGGACACGGCAGGTGCCGCCAAGCTCGTTGCCGAGACGAAAGATCGTACGATGGCAGCACTCGCGCCGCGCCTTGCGGCCGACCTTTACGGCCTCGAGATCATCGAGGAGAATGTCGAGGATGCGGAGAACAACGTGACCCGCTTCGTCGTGCTGTCGCGTGACGAGATCGTGCCGAAGCGGACATCGGAGGACGAGAAGATCGTTATGACCTTCTTCTTCAATGTCCGCAATATTCCAGCCGCGCTTTACAAGGCGATGGGCGGGTTCGCCACCAATGGCATCAACATGACCAAGCTCGAAAGCTACCAGATCGGCGGCAAGTTCGTTGCGACCCAGTTCTATGCCGATATCGAAGGACATCCTGATGATGAGAACGTCAAGCATGCGATGGACGAACTCCGGTTCTTTTCGACCCAGCTGCGCATTCTCGGCACCTACAGGGCCCACCCGATGCGCGGCAAGCTTCTGAAGGAGCAAGGACAATGA
- the cmk gene encoding (d)CMP kinase produces the protein MTTIAIDGPAAAGKGTLSRLIADAYGFHHLDTGLTYRAVAKALLDAGMPLDNEAIAAKVAGEIDLSGLDRSVLAAHAIGEAASKIAVMPDVRRALVEAQRAFSRKTPGTVLDGRDIGTVVCPDAEVKLYVTASPEVRAGRRHQEIISNGGKADLATVLADIARRDARDMGRADSPLRPAEDAHLIDTSTMGIEAAFQTARAIIDAALK, from the coding sequence ATGACGACGATTGCCATAGATGGGCCTGCCGCAGCGGGCAAGGGCACGCTCTCCCGCCTGATCGCCGACGCTTATGGTTTCCATCATCTCGACACGGGCCTGACCTATCGCGCCGTCGCCAAGGCGCTGCTCGATGCCGGCATGCCGCTCGATAACGAGGCGATTGCCGCAAAGGTGGCGGGCGAGATCGATCTCTCCGGCCTCGATCGTTCGGTGCTCGCCGCCCACGCCATCGGCGAAGCGGCTTCCAAGATCGCCGTCATGCCGGATGTCCGCCGTGCGCTGGTCGAGGCGCAGCGCGCCTTCTCGCGCAAGACCCCCGGCACGGTGCTCGACGGCCGCGATATCGGCACCGTCGTTTGCCCGGATGCCGAGGTGAAGCTCTATGTCACGGCGTCCCCGGAAGTCCGCGCCGGCCGCCGCCACCAGGAAATCATCTCCAATGGCGGCAAGGCCGATTTGGCCACCGTGCTCGCCGATATCGCCCGCCGCGATGCCCGCGACATGGGCCGCGCCGACAGCCCTCTCAGGCCTGCGGAAGATGCGCACTTGATTGATACGTCGACAATGGGTATAGAGGCCGCGTTCCAGACCGCGCGCGCCATCATCGACGCCGCCCTGAAATAG